A single region of the Duganella sp. BuS-21 genome encodes:
- a CDS encoding alpha/beta hydrolase — MNTLTSEAPVLNGMIPLSDAAPDMRPLLAAFRQNGGRPFHQLPLFEGRKNYVTTCELNGLTSEPVASVETVRCPVDNGSIALRLYRGMGVSAFKHSPVILFIHGGGWVIGNLESHDALCRHLANSTGSTVVAVDYRLAPEHKFPVPLNDCRAALAHLAKHASRWRLDLSSLVIAGDSAGGNMTTLLASRAELRPTRITVAAQVLLYPVTDLSASSASYGRVSSGFPLTADTMFWFRSMYAAEDADFRDPLLSPLFGPDDLTQPPMFIVTVGLDPLADEGIAYAAKAAAAGCRVLHHHLPQHMHGIFTSAGKVATARAMLTEAAAFILASRSGPASLDLSAT, encoded by the coding sequence ATGAACACGCTCACGTCGGAAGCGCCTGTGCTGAACGGCATGATCCCGCTGAGTGATGCGGCGCCCGATATGCGGCCGCTGCTGGCGGCGTTCCGACAGAATGGTGGACGCCCGTTCCATCAGCTTCCCTTGTTCGAAGGACGCAAGAACTACGTGACGACGTGCGAATTGAATGGCTTGACGAGCGAACCCGTGGCGTCGGTCGAGACCGTCCGCTGCCCGGTCGACAATGGCAGCATCGCGTTGCGTCTTTACCGGGGCATGGGCGTCTCGGCCTTCAAACATAGTCCGGTGATCCTGTTCATTCACGGCGGCGGTTGGGTGATCGGTAATCTTGAAAGTCACGACGCGCTGTGCCGCCATTTAGCCAACAGCACCGGTTCGACGGTGGTGGCGGTGGACTACCGCCTGGCGCCCGAGCACAAGTTCCCGGTGCCGCTCAACGATTGTCGCGCGGCGCTGGCCCATTTGGCTAAGCACGCTTCGCGCTGGCGACTGGATCTGTCGTCGCTGGTGATCGCCGGGGACAGCGCAGGCGGCAACATGACGACGCTGTTGGCAAGCCGTGCCGAACTGCGCCCGACCCGAATCACGGTCGCGGCTCAAGTGTTGTTGTATCCGGTGACCGATCTGAGCGCGTCAAGCGCGTCCTACGGCCGCGTCAGCAGCGGCTTTCCGCTGACCGCCGACACCATGTTCTGGTTCCGCTCCATGTACGCGGCGGAGGACGCGGATTTCCGCGATCCCTTGTTGTCACCCTTGTTCGGACCGGATGACCTCACGCAGCCGCCCATGTTTATCGTCACCGTGGGCCTCGATCCGCTCGCCGACGAAGGAATCGCTTACGCCGCCAAGGCCGCCGCTGCGGGTTGCCGCGTGCTGCACCACCATTTACCGCAGCACATGCACGGAATTTTCACCTCCGCCGGCAAGGTTGCGACCGCGCGCGCGATGCTTACCGAGGCGGCCGCATTCATCCTGGCGAGCAGGTCAGGGCCGGCTAGCTTGGATCTGAGCGCCACATGA
- a CDS encoding SAVED domain-containing protein, with product MFLGVGLLLRQIALDIRKERRQLLIAVELRGLHGAPDTPAKDVIMRDFLGQRQSIVLDFRPQRSGELVNRHLVLERLATLMPTIEVLSTGRDRADVFVAVGGLAAVPALFLAGALLDDESHIS from the coding sequence ATTTTTCTCGGCGTTGGATTACTTTTGCGTCAAATCGCATTGGACATCCGTAAAGAGCGGCGCCAATTGTTGATTGCGGTAGAGCTGAGAGGGCTTCATGGCGCGCCCGATACCCCCGCAAAAGACGTCATCATGCGTGATTTCTTGGGGCAACGTCAGTCGATAGTTTTGGATTTTCGTCCGCAGCGAAGTGGCGAGCTTGTCAACAGGCACCTTGTTTTGGAGCGGCTTGCCACTTTGATGCCGACCATTGAAGTTCTGTCAACTGGACGGGACCGGGCCGACGTCTTCGTGGCAGTCGGCGGCCTTGCTGCGGTTCCCGCGCTTTTTCTCGCAGGAGCCCTGTTGGATGACGAGTCACATATCAGTTAG
- a CDS encoding amidase, with protein sequence MKTEPSQLSASELAPLLASGRLTAEAVARSCLERVSLRDGELRAWAFVAPDAVIEQARALDRAGPRGPLFGIPVGVKDVILTRDMPTQYNSQIYRGFHPRIDAACVATLRAAGALIFGKVDTVEFAATGRPAPTRNPHHPAHTPGGSSSGSAAAVADFHVPLALGTQTGGSMIRPASYCGVYGFKPTWNLVSPEGAKMFSATLDTIGWFGRSAADLALMLRVFDPESAPPLALAGARVALCRSPVWRQADADTRAAFEGAAERLRLAGAEVVELTLPAPFERLPALQLLIMRAEARGTFLAEHRMHAAELHASLNAMVENAHGISRAQLCEAYDTAAACRAAFDRIAAAYDVVLTPSTVGCAPAGLEQTGPLTFNGIWSLLQVPVANVPGFTGAGGLPVGLSVTGPRFADARVLAAAQALGALFEPLSI encoded by the coding sequence ATGAAGACCGAACCATCGCAACTCAGCGCCAGCGAACTGGCGCCCTTGCTGGCCAGCGGCCGGCTGACGGCGGAAGCCGTGGCGCGCAGCTGCCTGGAACGGGTGAGCCTGCGCGACGGCGAATTGCGCGCCTGGGCCTTCGTCGCGCCCGACGCGGTCATCGAGCAGGCGCGCGCGCTGGATCGCGCCGGTCCGCGCGGCCCGCTGTTCGGCATCCCGGTCGGAGTCAAGGACGTGATCCTGACGCGGGACATGCCGACCCAGTACAACTCGCAGATCTACCGGGGTTTCCATCCGCGCATCGACGCCGCCTGCGTGGCCACGCTGCGCGCCGCCGGCGCCCTGATCTTCGGCAAAGTCGACACGGTGGAATTCGCCGCCACCGGCCGCCCGGCGCCGACCCGCAATCCGCACCATCCGGCGCATACGCCGGGCGGCTCGTCGAGCGGTTCCGCCGCCGCCGTGGCGGACTTCCACGTGCCGCTGGCGCTGGGGACGCAAACAGGCGGCTCGATGATCCGCCCCGCCTCCTACTGCGGCGTATATGGCTTCAAGCCGACCTGGAACTTGGTCAGCCCTGAAGGCGCCAAGATGTTTTCGGCCACGCTCGACACCATCGGCTGGTTCGGCCGCTCCGCCGCCGATCTGGCGCTGATGCTGCGGGTGTTTGACCCGGAATCGGCGCCGCCGCTGGCCCTCGCCGGCGCCCGCGTCGCGCTGTGCCGCTCGCCGGTATGGCGGCAGGCCGACGCCGACACCCGCGCAGCGTTCGAGGGCGCCGCCGAACGGCTGCGCCTCGCCGGCGCCGAAGTGGTCGAACTGACGTTGCCGGCTCCGTTCGAACGCTTGCCCGCGCTGCAGTTGCTGATCATGCGCGCCGAGGCGCGCGGCACCTTCCTGGCCGAGCACCGCATGCACGCCGCCGAACTGCATGCGAGCCTGAACGCGATGGTCGAGAACGCCCACGGCATCAGCCGCGCCCAACTGTGCGAGGCGTACGATACGGCGGCGGCCTGCCGCGCCGCATTCGATCGCATCGCCGCCGCCTACGACGTGGTATTGACGCCGAGCACCGTCGGCTGCGCCCCGGCCGGCCTGGAGCAGACCGGACCGTTGACCTTCAACGGCATCTGGTCGCTGCTGCAGGTGCCGGTGGCAAATGTGCCAGGCTTCACCGGCGCCGGCGGCCTGCCGGTGGGCCTGAGCGTGACCGGCCCACGCTTCGCCGACGCCCGCGTGCTGGCCGCCGCGCAGGCACTGGGCGCACTGTTCGAGCCGCTATCCATCTGA
- a CDS encoding alpha/beta hydrolase: MIQGRAGKLSVRTKGIAAKPANVVILVQGANMSGQMGYDFSFPGSTDYSMMDAMVEGGFGVVTFSVRGYAASEGPADLFEVQTDAAIEDLASVVDWVRAELGYKRPHLLGWSWGGRITGRYVEDHADKVDRLIMLDPAIGGGNKILPVPTDATWLNSYDYFKDRLVAEFADPAVQELLARRMDKEELRAPNGIRMENAMGSKAVDPSKVTRPTMMSYGIKAGAQNYMHGGWDRLEFFNALATDDKSFAIVPGGGDYAHLEQARTRVFADCIAFLRAA; encoded by the coding sequence ATGATTCAAGGACGGGCGGGCAAGCTGTCGGTCCGCACCAAGGGCATCGCAGCCAAACCAGCCAACGTGGTGATCCTGGTGCAAGGCGCCAACATGTCGGGCCAGATGGGCTATGACTTCAGCTTCCCGGGCTCGACCGACTACTCGATGATGGACGCGATGGTCGAGGGAGGCTTCGGTGTGGTGACCTTCTCGGTGCGCGGCTACGCCGCCTCGGAAGGCCCGGCCGACCTGTTTGAAGTGCAGACCGACGCCGCCATCGAAGACCTGGCCAGCGTGGTCGACTGGGTGCGCGCCGAACTCGGCTACAAGCGCCCCCACCTGCTGGGCTGGTCTTGGGGCGGCCGCATCACCGGCCGCTATGTCGAGGACCACGCGGACAAGGTCGATCGCCTGATCATGCTCGACCCGGCCATCGGCGGAGGCAACAAGATCCTGCCGGTGCCGACCGACGCCACCTGGCTCAACAGCTACGACTACTTCAAGGACCGCCTGGTGGCCGAATTCGCCGACCCGGCGGTGCAGGAACTGCTGGCGCGCCGCATGGATAAAGAAGAACTGCGCGCGCCGAACGGCATTCGCATGGAAAACGCCATGGGCAGCAAAGCCGTCGATCCGAGCAAAGTCACCCGCCCGACGATGATGTCGTACGGGATCAAGGCCGGCGCGCAAAACTACATGCACGGCGGTTGGGACCGGCTGGAGTTCTTCAACGCTCTGGCGACCGACGACAAGAGCTTCGCCATCGTCCCAGGCGGCGGCGACTACGCCCACCTCGAGCAAGCGCGCACGCGCGTGTTCGCCGACTGCATCGCCTTCCTGCGCGCGGCCTAA
- a CDS encoding DUF86 domain-containing protein, translated as MSKDGQRLVDYLAHMLQAIERITRYTELLDEVAFLQNELVQDAVIRNLEILGEASNNVQRHYPDFAAQHPELPLAFAYQMRNAVAHGYFKVDYEIVWRTIHADLPGLYGQVQDAVSSLAGA; from the coding sequence ATGAGCAAGGACGGACAGCGCTTGGTGGACTATCTGGCGCATATGCTGCAGGCCATTGAGCGTATCACCCGTTATACCGAACTACTGGATGAGGTAGCCTTTCTTCAAAACGAACTGGTGCAAGATGCGGTAATACGCAATCTGGAAATCCTTGGTGAAGCCAGTAATAATGTTCAACGGCACTATCCCGACTTTGCAGCCCAGCATCCGGAATTGCCTCTCGCATTTGCCTACCAGATGCGCAATGCGGTTGCCCATGGATATTTCAAGGTTGATTACGAGATTGTCTGGAGGACCATCCACGCCGATCTTCCCGGGCTGTATGGCCAGGTACAGGATGCCGTTTCCAGCCTGGCTGGAGCGTAA
- a CDS encoding NAD(P)/FAD-dependent oxidoreductase: MRDNHLNVVDVVILGAGFGGLGMGAQLKIAGLDNFVIVERAARIGGVWRDNAYPGAACDTESHLYCYNFHPHLRVSKMYAGRDELLAYMDSLVERYRLAPHLRLSSELVSATWNENDHLWDFELAGGAVLRARFFVPAWGQLNEPLIPPFKGLEKFAGSAFHSAAWVEGVGLEGKRVASIGAAASAVQYVPEVAKVAAHLTVFQRSANWIMPRNQSAYDDAQLDAFSADPALFEKSRQHLHAFREAGFQRTRHGSDAQREGMVLAQAHLARQVTDPALRAKLTPDYEFACKRILRSDDYYPALSRENVRLETSAPQEFTAHGIRTADGVLHRFDVVIFGTGFASQAFQGKLEVRGVDGDNLRQRWADGAEAYLGMTVPGFPNMFLIYGPNTNLNHNSIITMLEIQQRYIVQALRHVLPLRGVAVDVDADVCADFNQTLQANMKTSAFSQDCSSWYKNAAGKVINNWSGTVDEYLALAEHWRAADFAVLPAAEARS; encoded by the coding sequence ATGCGGGACAATCATTTAAACGTGGTCGATGTCGTGATCCTGGGCGCCGGCTTCGGCGGGCTGGGCATGGGCGCCCAACTCAAAATCGCGGGGCTGGACAACTTCGTCATCGTAGAGCGCGCCGCGCGGATAGGCGGCGTATGGCGCGACAACGCCTATCCGGGCGCCGCCTGCGACACCGAGTCGCATCTGTATTGCTACAACTTCCATCCCCATTTACGCGTGAGCAAGATGTACGCCGGGCGCGACGAATTGCTGGCCTATATGGACAGCCTGGTCGAGCGCTACCGCCTGGCGCCGCATTTGCGGCTTTCGTCCGAACTGGTCAGCGCCACCTGGAATGAAAACGATCACCTGTGGGACTTCGAACTGGCCGGCGGCGCCGTCCTGCGCGCCCGCTTTTTCGTGCCGGCCTGGGGCCAGTTGAACGAGCCGCTGATCCCCCCCTTCAAAGGGCTTGAAAAGTTCGCCGGAAGCGCCTTCCATTCGGCCGCTTGGGTGGAAGGCGTGGGGTTGGAGGGAAAGCGCGTGGCCAGCATCGGCGCGGCCGCCAGCGCGGTCCAATACGTGCCCGAAGTGGCCAAGGTCGCCGCGCACCTGACGGTATTCCAACGCAGCGCCAACTGGATTATGCCACGCAACCAGAGCGCTTACGACGACGCCCAGTTAGACGCCTTTAGCGCCGACCCGGCGCTGTTCGAAAAAAGCCGCCAACATCTGCACGCGTTTCGCGAAGCGGGCTTCCAGCGCACCCGCCATGGCAGCGACGCGCAACGCGAAGGCATGGTGCTGGCACAGGCCCATCTGGCCAGACAGGTGACCGATCCGGCGTTGCGCGCCAAGCTCACGCCGGACTACGAGTTCGCCTGCAAGCGCATCCTGCGCTCGGACGACTACTATCCGGCCTTGTCGCGCGAGAACGTACGGTTGGAAACATCGGCGCCGCAGGAATTCACCGCCCATGGCATCCGTACCGCCGATGGCGTGTTGCACCGGTTCGACGTGGTAATCTTCGGCACCGGATTCGCCAGCCAGGCATTCCAGGGCAAGCTGGAGGTGCGCGGCGTGGATGGCGACAATCTGCGCCAGCGCTGGGCCGATGGCGCCGAGGCGTATCTCGGCATGACGGTGCCCGGCTTCCCGAATATGTTCTTGATTTACGGGCCGAACACCAATCTGAACCACAACTCCATCATCACCATGCTGGAGATCCAGCAGCGCTACATCGTCCAGGCCTTACGGCATGTGTTGCCCTTGCGCGGTGTCGCGGTCGATGTCGACGCCGACGTCTGCGCCGACTTCAATCAAACGCTGCAAGCGAACATGAAGACATCGGCGTTCTCCCAGGACTGCTCAAGCTGGTACAAGAACGCCGCCGGCAAGGTCATCAACAATTGGAGCGGCACCGTGGACGAATACCTCGCCTTGGCCGAACACTGGCGCGCCGCCGATTTCGCCGTGTTGCCGGCGGCGGAGGCGCGGTCATGA
- a CDS encoding iron-containing alcohol dehydrogenase: protein MTTQANFSFSTVPHVICENAAAQRLGALTRQFFADAQRVLLVTDHGFLTTGLVEQPATSLEASGFAVHVYADVVADPPEAVVLAAVEAARAFGADLIIGIGGGSSMDVAKLIAVLAPGGQEIGAIYGIGNVRGKRLPLMQIPTTAGTGSEVTNIAIVSTGAHTKMGVVAPQLYADVAVLDAGLTLGLPARISAATGIDAMVHAIEAYTSVHKKNVQSDLCAREALRLLSANLLPTCRNGADLGARQAMLFGAMLAGQAFSNSPVAAVHALAYPIGGTYHVPHGLSNALVLPHVLRFNLPDAAHWYAELAGIVAPEATGSEEARALALIAALEGLIAAAGIERTLRQVGIAEADLDQLATDAMLQTRLLQNNPRPLVWQDARDIYAAAL from the coding sequence ATGACGACCCAAGCCAACTTCTCTTTTAGTACCGTTCCCCATGTGATCTGCGAAAACGCGGCGGCGCAGCGGCTCGGCGCGCTGACGCGCCAGTTCTTCGCCGACGCCCAGCGCGTGCTGCTGGTGACCGATCACGGTTTCCTCACCACCGGCCTGGTCGAGCAGCCGGCGACCAGCCTGGAGGCGTCCGGCTTCGCGGTGCATGTGTACGCCGACGTGGTGGCCGATCCGCCGGAGGCCGTGGTGCTGGCAGCGGTCGAGGCCGCGCGCGCTTTCGGCGCCGACCTGATCATCGGCATCGGCGGCGGCAGTTCGATGGACGTGGCCAAGTTGATCGCCGTGCTGGCCCCCGGCGGCCAGGAGATTGGCGCCATCTACGGCATCGGCAATGTGCGCGGCAAGCGCTTGCCGCTGATGCAGATCCCGACCACCGCCGGCACCGGGTCCGAGGTGACCAACATCGCCATCGTCAGCACCGGCGCACACACCAAGATGGGCGTGGTAGCGCCGCAGCTGTACGCCGACGTCGCCGTGCTGGACGCCGGGTTGACGCTGGGGCTGCCCGCCAGGATCAGTGCCGCCACCGGCATCGACGCGATGGTGCACGCGATCGAGGCCTATACCAGCGTCCACAAGAAAAACGTGCAGTCCGACTTGTGCGCGCGCGAAGCGCTGCGGCTGCTGTCCGCTAATTTGCTGCCGACCTGCCGCAACGGCGCCGACTTAGGCGCGCGCCAGGCGATGTTGTTCGGCGCCATGCTGGCCGGCCAGGCGTTTTCCAATTCGCCGGTGGCGGCGGTGCACGCGCTGGCCTATCCGATCGGCGGCACTTACCATGTGCCGCACGGCTTGTCGAACGCGCTGGTGCTGCCGCACGTGCTGCGCTTCAATCTGCCCGACGCCGCCCACTGGTACGCCGAGCTGGCTGGCATCGTCGCGCCCGAGGCAACCGGTTCCGAGGAGGCGCGCGCGCTGGCGCTGATCGCCGCGCTGGAGGGCCTGATCGCCGCCGCAGGGATCGAGCGCACCTTGCGCCAGGTCGGCATCGCGGAGGCCGACCTGGACCAGCTGGCGACGGATGCAATGTTGCAGACTCGTCTATTACAAAACAATCCGCGTCCGCTGGTATGGCAGGATGCGCGCGATATCTACGCCGCCGCGTTGTGA
- a CDS encoding glutathione S-transferase, with product MDQQIIMYHFPGCPFSERIEILMALKGQSARLSMVDIDLSSPRPEWLLKKTRGGTALPAIDVPQGTIKDSMVIMRYLDSAFPARPVAHPTPYLHALEEMLAGLAPALSTAAYKMIQNRDPQLCAPLRCQVDIQFGAIDAFLRLYSSDGDLLLDHFGWAETILTPVFKRLWFLEYYENYAIPPQYERVIRWRAQCLAHPAAQAHDHKEIIKLYYDYSQGAGGGRLAPGRAVSSFTLSVDVGARPMPPRDKWLPTTDQSLGLVLG from the coding sequence ATGGACCAGCAAATCATCATGTACCATTTTCCAGGTTGTCCGTTTTCCGAACGGATTGAAATTCTGATGGCGCTCAAGGGCCAGTCGGCGCGACTGAGCATGGTCGATATCGACTTGTCCAGCCCGCGCCCGGAGTGGCTGTTGAAAAAAACACGGGGCGGCACGGCGCTCCCAGCCATCGACGTCCCGCAGGGAACGATCAAGGACAGCATGGTCATCATGCGCTATCTTGACAGCGCCTTCCCGGCCCGCCCGGTTGCCCATCCAACGCCCTATCTGCACGCGCTCGAAGAGATGCTGGCCGGGCTCGCGCCGGCGCTGTCGACCGCGGCTTACAAAATGATTCAGAACCGTGACCCTCAGTTATGCGCACCATTGCGGTGCCAAGTCGACATCCAGTTTGGTGCGATCGACGCTTTTCTTCGCCTATACAGCTCGGACGGCGATTTACTGCTCGACCACTTCGGTTGGGCCGAAACCATTTTGACGCCGGTGTTCAAGAGGCTCTGGTTCCTGGAGTATTACGAAAACTACGCTATCCCGCCACAATACGAACGCGTCATCCGCTGGCGCGCGCAATGCCTGGCCCATCCTGCCGCGCAGGCGCACGACCACAAGGAAATAATCAAACTCTATTACGACTATAGCCAGGGCGCGGGAGGCGGCCGGCTGGCGCCGGGCCGCGCCGTGTCCAGCTTCACGCTAAGCGTGGATGTCGGCGCCCGCCCAATGCCACCGCGCGACAAATGGCTGCCCACGACCGATCAGTCGCTGGGATTGGTGCTTGGCTGA
- a CDS encoding alpha/beta hydrolase, producing the protein MKRGYVDGRYGQVHYWEHGASGTLPDLYCLHATAYSGQTLLPLLERLGRDRRVIALDTPGYGGSDAPPAPIPFEAYGLAIAEAIRAARGAASAPVDLFGYHTGALLATEVAAADAALVARLVLIGVPFFSAEENAAWRDKLVHKSVLTESFDQFRARWDYFITNRTPGLPLRRAFDCFVDELRVYPRDWWAHGALMDYRADLRLPLASAPALVINPRGSLEQQSRNAARAMPRCTLVELPQVGGAPFDLAPDALADAMREFLTATA; encoded by the coding sequence GTGAAACGTGGATATGTCGATGGCCGCTATGGCCAGGTGCATTATTGGGAACATGGCGCGAGCGGCACCCTGCCCGACTTGTATTGCCTGCATGCGACCGCCTATTCGGGCCAAACGCTGCTGCCGCTGCTGGAAAGGCTGGGACGGGACCGGCGCGTGATCGCGCTCGACACACCCGGCTATGGCGGCTCGGACGCGCCGCCGGCGCCGATTCCCTTCGAAGCCTACGGCCTAGCGATCGCCGAAGCGATCCGCGCGGCACGCGGCGCCGCATCGGCGCCGGTCGACCTGTTCGGCTACCACACCGGGGCGCTGCTGGCGACCGAGGTGGCGGCGGCCGATGCGGCGCTGGTGGCGCGCCTGGTCCTGATCGGCGTGCCGTTCTTCAGCGCGGAGGAAAACGCCGCCTGGCGCGACAAGCTGGTGCACAAGTCCGTGCTCACCGAGTCGTTCGACCAGTTTCGCGCCCGCTGGGATTATTTCATCACCAACCGCACGCCGGGCTTGCCGCTGCGACGTGCCTTCGACTGCTTCGTCGACGAGCTGCGAGTCTACCCGCGCGACTGGTGGGCCCACGGCGCGCTGATGGACTACCGCGCCGATCTGCGCCTGCCGCTGGCCAGCGCGCCGGCGCTGGTGATCAATCCGCGTGGCTCGCTGGAACAACAGTCGCGCAATGCGGCGCGGGCCATGCCGCGCTGCACGCTGGTCGAACTGCCGCAGGTGGGCGGCGCGCCGTTCGACCTGGCGCCCGACGCGCTGGCCGACGCCATGCGCGAGTTCCTGACGGCCACGGCATGA
- a CDS encoding nucleotidyltransferase family protein yields MKPSNAFQAHRAAIRVIVERYRACNPRVFGSVAQGCDTEHSDLDILVDPTPETTLLDIGAIRHELLELLGVPVDVLTPKALPEKFRAAVLAEAVAV; encoded by the coding sequence ATGAAACCATCGAACGCTTTTCAAGCCCACCGCGCCGCGATCCGCGTGATCGTGGAACGGTATCGCGCATGCAATCCTCGGGTATTCGGTTCAGTAGCGCAAGGTTGTGATACAGAACACAGCGATCTGGACATCCTGGTTGACCCGACACCCGAGACGACGCTGCTTGACATTGGCGCGATCAGGCATGAACTGCTGGAGTTGTTAGGCGTGCCAGTTGATGTGCTGACGCCGAAGGCGTTACCTGAGAAGTTTCGGGCCGCAGTCCTGGCCGAGGCCGTCGCCGTATGA
- a CDS encoding NAD-dependent succinate-semialdehyde dehydrogenase, whose product MLYLDDPSLLRQQAYIGGVWCDADNGATTIVTNPATGAQLGTVPRMGVDETRRAIAAADAAWPAWRRRGAKERAIILRAWHDLMLANSTDLARIMTAEQGKPLAESTGEIGYAASFIEWFAEEAKRVAGDTLASPWPDRRILVTREPIGVCAAITPWNFPSAMITRKAGPALAAGCPMVLKPAELTPFSALALAVLAERAGVPPGVFSVVTGASRAIGGEMTANPTVRKLTFTGSTEVGRVLMAQSAPTIKKLSLELGGNAPFIVFDDADLDQAVIGAMASKFRNAGQTCVCANRLYVQAGVYEAFAAKLAVAVAALKVGDGMEAGVTQGPLIEEKAVHKIEQHIADALRQGARLVSGGKRHALGSTFFEPTILADVTKDMLVAREETFGPLAPLFRFEHEAEVLTLANDTEFGLAAYFYTRDVGRVWRVSEGLESGMVGVNTGLISTEMAPFGGVKQSGLGREGSRYGMDDYLVTKYVCIGGI is encoded by the coding sequence ATGTTATACCTGGACGACCCTTCCCTGCTGCGCCAGCAAGCCTACATCGGCGGCGTCTGGTGCGACGCCGACAACGGCGCCACCACCATCGTCACCAATCCCGCCACCGGCGCGCAACTGGGCACCGTGCCGCGCATGGGTGTCGACGAAACCCGCCGCGCCATCGCCGCCGCCGACGCCGCCTGGCCGGCCTGGCGTCGGCGCGGCGCCAAGGAACGCGCGATCATCCTGCGCGCCTGGCACGATTTGATGCTGGCCAACAGCACCGATCTGGCCCGCATCATGACGGCCGAACAGGGCAAGCCGCTGGCCGAGTCCACCGGTGAGATCGGCTACGCCGCCTCGTTCATCGAATGGTTCGCCGAGGAAGCCAAGCGCGTAGCCGGCGACACCCTGGCTTCGCCCTGGCCGGACCGCCGCATCCTGGTTACGCGCGAGCCGATCGGCGTCTGCGCCGCCATCACACCGTGGAACTTCCCGTCGGCGATGATCACCCGCAAGGCCGGTCCGGCGCTGGCCGCCGGTTGCCCAATGGTACTTAAGCCGGCCGAACTGACGCCGTTCTCGGCGCTGGCGCTGGCGGTCCTGGCCGAACGTGCCGGTGTGCCGCCGGGTGTGTTCAGCGTCGTCACCGGCGCCTCGCGCGCCATCGGCGGCGAGATGACCGCCAACCCCACGGTGCGCAAGCTGACCTTCACCGGTTCGACCGAGGTCGGCCGCGTACTGATGGCGCAATCGGCACCCACCATCAAGAAGCTGTCGCTCGAATTGGGCGGCAACGCGCCGTTCATCGTCTTCGACGACGCTGACTTGGACCAGGCGGTGATCGGCGCCATGGCCTCAAAATTCCGCAACGCCGGCCAGACCTGCGTGTGCGCCAACAGGCTGTACGTGCAGGCCGGCGTGTACGAGGCGTTCGCCGCCAAGCTGGCGGTGGCGGTGGCTGCGTTGAAGGTCGGCGACGGCATGGAGGCCGGCGTGACGCAAGGCCCGCTGATCGAGGAAAAGGCGGTCCACAAGATAGAACAGCATATCGCCGACGCCCTGCGGCAAGGCGCGCGCCTGGTCAGCGGCGGCAAGCGCCATGCTCTGGGCAGCACCTTCTTCGAGCCGACCATCCTGGCCGACGTCACCAAGGACATGCTGGTGGCGCGCGAGGAAACCTTCGGCCCCCTGGCGCCGCTGTTCCGATTCGAGCACGAGGCCGAGGTTTTGACGCTGGCCAACGACACCGAATTCGGCCTGGCCGCCTACTTCTACACGCGCGACGTGGGACGCGTGTGGCGCGTGTCGGAAGGACTGGAAAGCGGCATGGTGGGCGTCAATACCGGCTTGATCTCGACCGAGATGGCGCCGTTCGGCGGCGTCAAGCAATCGGGCCTGGGCCGCGAAGGCTCGCGCTACGGCATGGACGATTACCTGGTCACCAAGTACGTCTGTATCGGCGGGATCTGA
- a CDS encoding isochorismatase family protein — MSQEKPGLLEADYQRAGFGAHLPFGTRPALLVVDVVEAYLRPESGLYAPAFVAALESNIRLVAAARQAGVPVIFTTMLYCAGTAGLDGGVFFRKAPALRAYLAGSPLAAFSPRLLPRADEIVVSKQYASAFFGTSLASTLNAMRIDTVMLTGFSTSGCVRASTLDAMQHGFVPFVVREACGDRDARPHEANLFDLQAKYAEVVGEQQALALLAGQDG; from the coding sequence ATGAGCCAAGAAAAACCCGGCCTGCTCGAGGCAGACTATCAGCGCGCCGGCTTCGGCGCCCACCTGCCGTTCGGGACCCGTCCCGCGTTGCTGGTGGTCGATGTGGTGGAAGCCTACCTGCGTCCGGAAAGCGGCCTGTATGCGCCGGCCTTCGTCGCCGCGCTGGAATCGAACATCCGCCTGGTGGCGGCGGCGCGCCAGGCCGGCGTGCCGGTCATTTTCACCACCATGCTGTATTGCGCGGGAACGGCCGGCCTGGACGGCGGCGTGTTCTTCCGCAAGGCTCCGGCCTTGCGTGCCTATCTGGCCGGCTCGCCGCTGGCCGCCTTTTCGCCGCGGCTGCTGCCGCGCGCCGACGAGATCGTGGTGAGCAAGCAGTATGCGTCCGCGTTCTTCGGCACGTCGCTGGCCTCCACCCTGAACGCGATGCGCATCGACACGGTGATGTTGACGGGCTTCTCGACCTCGGGCTGCGTACGCGCGAGCACGCTCGACGCCATGCAGCACGGCTTCGTGCCGTTCGTCGTGCGCGAGGCCTGCGGCGACCGCGACGCCCGCCCGCATGAGGCGAACCTGTTCGATCTGCAGGCCAAGTATGCGGAGGTGGTGGGGGAGCAGCAAGCGCTCGCCCTGCTTGCCGGCCAAGACGGTTGA